Within Bradymonas sediminis, the genomic segment AGATGCCAAAGCGCTTCTTTGTCGCGTGCAAGAGCACGCCGCGAAAGAAGAACTCGAGGCTCATAAATTGCAGGGCATAGGTCAGCTCCCAGACCACAAATTCGGCGGGGCTTCGCCCGGCGAGTTTGTAGAAGGGGTAGGTGTTCTGAAAGCTGTCGGTGAGCGACATCAGGTAGACGAAGGGCAGGACGATAAGAAAGAGACCCACATAGATCCACCAATGCTTGAGCGCCCCCTTCAGGCTCAGCCCCATATCGCGCAGACGCTCGCCCATCACGAATTTGACGTAGAGCGCGGGGATCAGCATATAGCCGACGAAGGTGCAGCCGGACCAATACATCAGCCGCGCGAGCCGGGCGTACTCGCCGGTGCGAAAGGTGTAGATGATGCGCTCGTTGGCGTTGTCGACGAAGAGTGACAGGGGCGCCTGAAGCGTGGTGTATTTTCCGGAGCCGCCGAAATACTCCAAAAAGCTCAGCACAAAACAGGCAAGCGCGACCAGCCCGAGCAGGCGCCAGTCGACGCGGCGCCGATTCTCGGCGAGCCACTCGAAGCTGTCGTTTTCGACCTGCTCGAAGGCGTCCATAAAGTCGGTCTTGCAGCGCTGCAGCGTGTTTTTTATCGATGGGGGCATGCCAATGCGGCTCGTAAGGGCTAGGGGTTGGGGCGGCTTTGGAAGATTCTGCTGTTCTATCTCGTTCTAATTGATAGCGTTTGCGTCCTGAGATTCGCAAATGTTGGATAAGCTGTTAGAAGTGAGATTGACAAGTGTACGCTACCCAAGCGTCGTTTCTTATCATCAAAATGTGATTGAATTATGCAGCCGACCTTTCGAAACCCAGCCCGTGAAAACGCAGCCGACTCCCCGCGCACCGTCGCCTTGCTTCCCCCAGAGCTCGCCAACCAGATCGCGGCGGGTGAGGTGGTCGAGCGCCCGGCCTCGGTGGTCAAGGAGCTGGTCGAGAATTGCCTGGACGCCGGGGCGAGGCGCATCGAGGTGGCGATTAAGGACGGCGGGCGCGAGCTGATCCGGGTCGAAGACGATGGCTGCGGCATGGTGCGCGAGGATGTGCTGCGCGCCGTGGAGCGCCACGCAACCAGCAAGATTTCGCGCATCGAAGACCTCCAGGCCATCGGCACGCTCGGGTTTCGCGGCGAGGCCTTGCCCTCGATCGGCTCGGTGTCGCGCCTGGAGATCTGCAGCAAGACCCACGGCGCGGTCGAGGGGACGCGGGTGGTGATCGAGGGCGGGGTGATTAAAAAAGTCGAGGCCTGCGGCATGGCCGCCGGGACCGTGATTACGGTCCAGGACCTCTTCTTTAATACGCCCGCGCGCCTCAAATTCTTGAAGACCCCGTCGACCGAGAGCCGCCATATCACCGAGATGTTGGTGCGCATGGGGCTGAGCCGGCCGGATGTGCGCTTTTTGCTCAAAAAAGACGATAAGATTCGCCTGGATTTCCCGGCGGTCGATGACCTTAAAGATCGAGTGCTCGAGGTGCTGGGGCGCGAGGTCTACGACGATCTTTTCCCGACCTTCGAGTATCCGTCGATCAACGGCGTGGTCGCGCGCGGGTATTTCTCCAAGCCGAGTCATTCGCAGCGCACCTCGAAGAATCTCTACGCCTTTGTGAACGGGCGCTATGTGAGCGACTCGACCATCCGCGCGGCGATGAAAGGGGCGTACGGGACGACGATGGACCGCCGGCGTTATCCCTCGGCGGTGATCTTCGTGGACGTGCCCTTTGAGATGGTCGACGTGAACGTGCATCCGGCCAAGACCGAGGTTCGCTTTCATGACACCGGGCCGATCTATCGGGCGGTGTATCACGCTATCGGCGACGCGCTGGCCGAGGCGCCCTGGCTGGAGCGCGAGGGGCGCAAGGTCTATCAGCTCAAGGATAGCCAGAAGTTGAGCTGGGAGCGCGGCGCCGACGAGGAGTCGGACGCGCCGGTGGGCGGCTATGACGCGTCTTATTCGGGGGGCAATTATCCCGGGGGCGACACCTCGATGGTGAAGCCGTCGATGGCAAGCTTTGAGCCGCTCAACGCCCGCCACCGTCGGATGTCGGAGCTGCAGGGGCGCGGGTTTACGCCGACGGGGCGCGGCGAAGTCGCCTCGCCGTTCTTCTCGGGCCAGCCCGGCTCGCCGCAGCGTGGGTTCTCGGTGCGCGGGGCCGCGCCGCTTGCCGAGCCGCCGCGCATCGGCCTGGGCGAGACGGGCGAAGAGCCGCCCGGGGAGCACGCGGGAGGCAACGCCTATTTCTCGTCGCTCAAGGTCATCGGGCAATTTAAGCGCCAATATATCGTGTGTGAGGATGCCTCCGGGATGCTGATTATCGACCAGCACGCGGCCCACGAGCGCATCGGGTTTGAGCGGCTGCGCGCGCTCTACGCCAAGGAGCATAAGCAGACCCAGCCGCTGCTCTTCCCGCTGCGCATGGAGCTCGACGCGCTGCGCGCCGACGCGCTCGAGGAGAACCTCGACTTCTTCGCGCAGGCGGGCTTTGAGATCGAGCATTTTGGCGGCCAATCCTACGCGCTCAAAGCGGTACCGGCGGTGCTCCAAAAGGCCAAGCATGAGCGCATGATCAAGGACGCGATCGACGACCTGGGTAACGTCGGGCGCTCGGAGCGGGTCGAAGAAGAGATGGAGGCGATCCTGAGCCGCATGGCCTGTCATTCGGTGGTGCGCGGGCCGACCGCGCTGAGCCTGGAGGAGTGCGAGGCGCTGCTGGTCCAGATGGATGAGATCGACTTTAAGGCGAATTGTCCGCACGGGCGCCCGGTCTATTATCGCATCCCGCTTTTGGAGTTGGAGGAGTGCTTCGAGCGGCGCTGACCCGCCGCTTCGAGACGTCCATCATCAAGGCCAATCATCAAGGCAAGCCACACGATGCTCCACTTCACCAAAGAGTCGCCCATCAACGCCACGCCCCGCCAGCTCTGGCGGTGGCATCTGCAGCCCGATGCCTTTGATAAGCTCGTGCCGCCCTGGCAGAAGGTAAAGGTCTTAAAGCGCCCCGAGCGTTTCGAAGACGGCGCAATTTTAGTGATGAAGGTCTACGCCATCGGGCCCGTCGGCATGCGCTGGGTCGCCAAACATCGTGACTTTATCGAGGGTGAGCAATTCGTCGACGAGCAGCTCAGCGGGCCGTTTCGCGCCTGGGTGCACACGCATCAATTTGTGCCGGCGGACCCGGCGCTTGGGCTCGATGAGGGCACGAGCATCCTGCGTGATTCCATCGAATACGACCTGCCGCTGGGCC encodes:
- a CDS encoding SRPBCC family protein, producing MLHFTKESPINATPRQLWRWHLQPDAFDKLVPPWQKVKVLKRPERFEDGAILVMKVYAIGPVGMRWVAKHRDFIEGEQFVDEQLSGPFRAWVHTHQFVPADPALGLDEGTSILRDSIEYDLPLGPLGAALGGGIAERMLEKMFDYRHKVTAEALDGR
- a CDS encoding CPBP family intramembrane glutamic endopeptidase, with protein sequence MPPSIKNTLQRCKTDFMDAFEQVENDSFEWLAENRRRVDWRLLGLVALACFVLSFLEYFGGSGKYTTLQAPLSLFVDNANERIIYTFRTGEYARLARLMYWSGCTFVGYMLIPALYVKFVMGERLRDMGLSLKGALKHWWIYVGLFLIVLPFVYLMSLTDSFQNTYPFYKLAGRSPAEFVVWELTYALQFMSLEFFFRGVLLHATKKRFGIYSVLLSVIPYCMIHFGKPLPETLGAVFAGIALGVLSLYTRSIWLGVAIHVSVAVAMDVFALLARGEFHLF
- the mutL gene encoding DNA mismatch repair endonuclease MutL, translating into MQPTFRNPARENAADSPRTVALLPPELANQIAAGEVVERPASVVKELVENCLDAGARRIEVAIKDGGRELIRVEDDGCGMVREDVLRAVERHATSKISRIEDLQAIGTLGFRGEALPSIGSVSRLEICSKTHGAVEGTRVVIEGGVIKKVEACGMAAGTVITVQDLFFNTPARLKFLKTPSTESRHITEMLVRMGLSRPDVRFLLKKDDKIRLDFPAVDDLKDRVLEVLGREVYDDLFPTFEYPSINGVVARGYFSKPSHSQRTSKNLYAFVNGRYVSDSTIRAAMKGAYGTTMDRRRYPSAVIFVDVPFEMVDVNVHPAKTEVRFHDTGPIYRAVYHAIGDALAEAPWLEREGRKVYQLKDSQKLSWERGADEESDAPVGGYDASYSGGNYPGGDTSMVKPSMASFEPLNARHRRMSELQGRGFTPTGRGEVASPFFSGQPGSPQRGFSVRGAAPLAEPPRIGLGETGEEPPGEHAGGNAYFSSLKVIGQFKRQYIVCEDASGMLIIDQHAAHERIGFERLRALYAKEHKQTQPLLFPLRMELDALRADALEENLDFFAQAGFEIEHFGGQSYALKAVPAVLQKAKHERMIKDAIDDLGNVGRSERVEEEMEAILSRMACHSVVRGPTALSLEECEALLVQMDEIDFKANCPHGRPVYYRIPLLELEECFERR